One stretch of Comamonas testosteroni DNA includes these proteins:
- a CDS encoding tripartite tricarboxylate transporter substrate binding protein: MKRRDFSKNLALTTSAMVFPYLSLAQGKAIRIIVPFSAGSGSDDGARFYADQLSRTIKRAVIVENKPGASGLLAVKEVIGQPADGNTILLGSNSLISVNPVMVKNLGYDPFKQLLPLHGLAISSPAVLTGNESGINSFSDLTTRYKNSQSPISIGNYSEGYRLVGEWLSQVLNIQSIPVPYKGGAAMVTDVIGNRLDIGLNDITGVAPLEKSKKIKILAITGKDRDHLLPHIPTMRELGYMEMESYVWSAFSMKMGTPRSVMEDLATAISESQKTKEAKDYQGARAGKFLDKKLEALGLFQRAEYERFRKVAEKAKINPA, encoded by the coding sequence TTGAAACGTAGAGATTTTTCCAAGAACTTGGCACTGACAACGTCGGCCATGGTTTTCCCATATTTGTCCCTGGCGCAGGGCAAGGCCATCCGGATCATCGTGCCGTTCAGTGCCGGTAGCGGTTCGGATGACGGCGCGCGCTTCTATGCAGATCAGCTTTCCAGGACCATCAAGCGGGCGGTGATTGTCGAAAACAAACCCGGCGCCAGTGGGTTGCTGGCGGTGAAGGAGGTCATTGGGCAGCCTGCAGATGGCAATACCATTTTGTTGGGCAGCAATTCCCTGATCTCGGTTAATCCGGTGATGGTGAAAAATCTTGGGTACGACCCTTTCAAACAGCTCCTGCCCTTGCATGGACTGGCCATTTCGTCGCCTGCGGTATTGACCGGCAATGAATCCGGAATTAACTCCTTTTCCGATCTGACGACCCGCTACAAAAATAGCCAGTCCCCCATTTCTATCGGAAATTATTCGGAAGGATATCGGCTAGTGGGCGAGTGGTTGTCCCAAGTACTGAATATCCAGTCAATTCCCGTACCGTACAAGGGCGGCGCGGCAATGGTCACAGACGTCATTGGAAATCGATTGGATATCGGGCTCAACGATATTACCGGTGTGGCTCCCTTGGAGAAATCAAAAAAAATCAAGATCCTAGCCATCACTGGTAAGGATCGTGACCATCTTTTACCCCATATTCCAACGATGCGTGAACTGGGGTATATGGAAATGGAGTCCTATGTGTGGTCTGCTTTTTCGATGAAGATGGGAACGCCAAGATCCGTCATGGAGGATTTGGCAACGGCTATTTCTGAGTCGCAGAAGACCAAGGAAGCCAAGGATTATCAGGGGGCGCGCGCAGGAAAGTTTTTGGACAAAAAACTGGAAGCTCTTGGATTATTTCAACGCGCTGAATACGAACGTTTCAGAAAAGTGGCAGAGAAGGCGAAAATAAATCCTGCGTGA
- a CDS encoding FAD-binding oxidoreductase yields MNHQIHIHDSDIAFPCAPGQSVLDAALQAGIELPYSCRKGSCGNCASTLLDGNITSFNGMAVRSELCTSEQVLLCGCTAASDIRIQPSSFRRLDPEARKRFTAKVYSNTLAAPDVSLLRLRLPVGKRAKFEAGQYLLIHLDGGESRSYSMANPPHESDGITLHIRHVPGGRFSTIVQQLKSGDTLDIELPFGSIALKPDDSRPLVCVAGGTGFAPIKSVLDDLAKRKVQRDITLIWGARNPSGLYLPSAIDKWRKAWPQFRYIAAITDLSNVPADAHAGRVDDALRMHFDNLHDHVVHCCGSPALVQSVRTAASNMGLLAQDFHADVFATDPTGNH; encoded by the coding sequence ATGAACCACCAGATCCATATCCACGACTCTGATATCGCGTTCCCCTGCGCGCCTGGGCAATCCGTACTGGATGCAGCCCTGCAGGCCGGCATCGAGCTGCCCTATTCCTGCCGCAAAGGTAGCTGTGGCAACTGTGCGAGTACGCTGCTCGACGGAAATATTACTTCCTTCAATGGCATGGCCGTGCGCAGCGAACTCTGCACCTCGGAGCAGGTATTGCTGTGCGGCTGCACCGCCGCCAGCGATATACGTATCCAGCCGAGCTCCTTTCGCCGTCTCGACCCGGAAGCCCGCAAACGTTTTACGGCCAAGGTGTACAGCAATACACTGGCGGCACCCGATGTCTCGCTACTGCGCCTGCGCCTGCCTGTGGGCAAGCGCGCCAAATTTGAAGCCGGCCAATACCTGCTGATTCACCTCGACGGCGGGGAAAGCCGCAGCTACTCTATGGCCAACCCACCCCATGAGAGCGATGGCATCACATTGCATATCAGGCATGTACCGGGTGGTCGCTTCAGCACTATCGTTCAGCAGTTGAAGTCTGGTGACACATTGGATATCGAACTGCCATTCGGCAGCATCGCGTTGAAGCCTGACGACAGCAGACCCCTAGTTTGCGTTGCAGGAGGCACCGGATTTGCACCCATCAAGTCCGTTCTGGATGACCTGGCCAAACGCAAGGTACAGCGCGACATCACGCTGATTTGGGGTGCTCGCAACCCCTCTGGCCTGTATCTTCCTAGCGCCATCGACAAGTGGCGCAAAGCTTGGCCGCAGTTTCGCTACATTGCAGCCATCACTGACCTAAGCAACGTGCCTGCGGATGCTCACGCCGGTCGGGTGGATGACGCGCTACGCATGCACTTTGACAACCTACACGATCATGTTGTCCACTGCTGTGGCTCACCAGCCCTCGTTCAATCTGTGCGCACAGCAGCCTCCAATATGGGCCTGCTAGCACAAGACTTTCATGCGGATGTGTTCGCTACAGACCCGACTGGCAACCATTAG
- a CDS encoding tripartite tricarboxylate transporter substrate binding protein: MERRIFNTSLLAGAGSFLIPQVVAAAPKTIRIIVPFTAGSGSDEGARFYAEKLGEILNRSIVVENKPGASGLIAVKTVLAEPADGNTVLLASNSVVSVNPAVNPNLGYDPFKEIVPVHGMGISSVAMISGKGSDINEIKDIQEKYRKIKAPLAVGNYSDGYRLISEWLSQALGVEVSPVNYKGGSPMVTDIIGNRLEMGLNDIGGILQMYRGGKLNVLATTGNKRDKELPKVPTMMELGYKDFETYVWTSLYMKKGTDVGWIKEFAAAVAKFQASDAGKAYEASRPGEFLSISMDEMGEFQRKEFNRFKSILEKSRKV; encoded by the coding sequence ATGGAGAGACGGATATTTAATACATCGCTGCTGGCTGGTGCGGGGAGTTTCCTGATACCGCAAGTGGTTGCCGCAGCCCCTAAAACGATCAGAATCATCGTTCCCTTCACGGCAGGAAGTGGATCGGATGAGGGGGCTCGCTTCTATGCCGAAAAATTGGGTGAGATACTTAATAGGAGTATTGTTGTAGAAAACAAGCCGGGCGCTAGTGGCTTGATTGCCGTGAAAACTGTCTTGGCTGAACCGGCGGACGGGAACACCGTTCTGCTGGCCAGCAACTCAGTGGTTTCGGTCAATCCGGCCGTCAATCCCAACCTGGGTTATGACCCGTTCAAGGAAATTGTGCCGGTGCACGGCATGGGAATTTCTTCGGTGGCCATGATTTCTGGAAAAGGCTCGGACATCAATGAGATAAAGGATATTCAGGAAAAATACAGAAAAATCAAAGCGCCGCTGGCTGTGGGTAATTATTCGGATGGATACCGCCTGATTTCCGAGTGGCTTTCCCAGGCATTGGGTGTCGAGGTGTCGCCGGTGAATTACAAGGGTGGGTCGCCTATGGTGACGGATATCATTGGCAACCGGCTGGAAATGGGGTTGAATGATATAGGTGGCATCTTGCAGATGTACCGGGGCGGTAAGTTGAATGTCTTGGCCACTACGGGGAACAAGCGCGACAAGGAGTTGCCCAAGGTCCCGACCATGATGGAGCTGGGATATAAAGATTTCGAAACATACGTCTGGACTTCCCTTTATATGAAAAAGGGAACGGACGTGGGCTGGATCAAGGAGTTTGCCGCTGCAGTGGCAAAATTTCAGGCTTCCGATGCAGGCAAGGCATATGAGGCATCACGCCCCGGAGAATTTTTGTCCATTTCCATGGATGAGATGGGAGAGTTCCAGCGCAAGGAATTCAACCGTTTCAAGTCCATCCTGGAGAAATCTAGGAAAGTCTGA
- a CDS encoding TetR/AcrR family transcriptional regulator: protein MSAELKTSKTQIQRKEEAIRKILDAAVDLIVVRGVKDLTMAEIGVHAGYSRGLPHQHFGSKENLIEAVLHAIIGRFNQRLRGRQPPAPGMESIKSLVSTYLERDAEGWKASKAFIILMADASLISTRHKTLIQKHNQKNIEFILKHLEIEKTQRHIEFKIQEKDIATIIMGTMRGLALHALNEEEVDFSLTAQSLNYLLDDLMVK, encoded by the coding sequence ATGTCTGCAGAACTGAAAACCTCGAAAACACAGATCCAACGCAAAGAAGAAGCTATTCGAAAAATTCTCGATGCAGCCGTTGACCTGATCGTGGTCCGTGGAGTTAAGGATTTGACCATGGCGGAAATCGGCGTCCATGCCGGCTACAGCCGCGGCCTGCCGCACCAGCATTTCGGCTCCAAGGAAAACCTGATCGAGGCAGTTCTGCATGCCATCATTGGCCGCTTCAACCAGCGACTCAGGGGGCGGCAACCGCCTGCGCCCGGCATGGAAAGCATCAAGTCGCTGGTTTCGACCTATCTGGAACGCGATGCCGAAGGCTGGAAGGCCTCCAAGGCCTTCATCATCCTGATGGCCGATGCTTCACTCATCAGCACCCGGCACAAGACCCTGATTCAGAAGCACAACCAGAAAAATATTGAATTCATCCTGAAGCATCTGGAAATTGAGAAGACCCAGCGCCATATCGAGTTCAAGATTCAGGAAAAAGACATCGCCACGATCATCATGGGCACAATGCGAGGACTGGCCTTGCATGCACTTAATGAAGAGGAAGTCGATTTCTCCTTGACCGCCCAATCGCTCAATTATCTGCTTGATGACTTGATGGTCAAGTAG
- a CDS encoding acyl-CoA dehydrogenase family protein, which translates to MDGLHIELGELPPECETLRQEVRAFIAEHMAAYSKEQRAHNWTGRDSGMTRKMAQQGWLGMTWPRKYGGAERSMLERYVMLEEMLAVGAPMGAHWSADRQMGPLLMRYAAETLAPRIVPRIVSGECAFCIGMSEPDSGSDLASIRTRAVKVEGGWKINGTKVWTSGAHHAQYMVALVRTRDKTEDRHAGMTQFLVEMDRPGLKVNPIYSQLGTHIFNEVVLDDVFVPDENLIGTEGEGWKQVTSELKFERSGPERFLSSTQLLIEMIDAADPQSTDQTVAIGKLIAKYAALRQMSQGIALMMSRGEDPALAASVVKDQGALMEQSIPNIAHDKFGEHIGTGSNLEKVMNFLLMASPSFSLRGGTREILRGIIARGMGLR; encoded by the coding sequence ATGGACGGACTGCACATCGAACTGGGTGAGCTGCCACCGGAATGCGAGACATTGAGGCAAGAGGTTCGCGCCTTCATTGCCGAGCATATGGCTGCTTATTCCAAGGAGCAGCGTGCCCATAACTGGACGGGACGCGATTCCGGAATGACCCGGAAAATGGCCCAGCAGGGCTGGCTGGGTATGACCTGGCCCCGCAAGTACGGCGGGGCTGAGCGCTCCATGCTGGAGCGCTACGTGATGCTGGAGGAGATGCTGGCGGTAGGGGCACCCATGGGGGCGCACTGGTCGGCAGACCGGCAGATGGGGCCCTTGCTGATGCGCTACGCGGCCGAGACGCTGGCGCCGAGGATCGTTCCCAGGATCGTCAGCGGCGAATGCGCGTTCTGCATCGGCATGAGTGAGCCCGACTCGGGCTCCGATTTGGCCTCGATCCGTACCAGGGCCGTCAAGGTGGAGGGCGGTTGGAAGATCAACGGCACCAAGGTCTGGACCTCTGGCGCCCACCATGCGCAGTACATGGTGGCGCTGGTCCGCACGCGGGACAAGACCGAGGACCGACATGCCGGCATGACCCAGTTCCTTGTGGAGATGGATCGCCCGGGGCTGAAGGTCAATCCCATCTACTCGCAACTGGGCACCCATATCTTCAACGAGGTGGTGCTGGACGATGTCTTCGTGCCCGACGAGAACCTCATAGGCACGGAGGGCGAGGGCTGGAAGCAGGTGACCAGCGAACTGAAGTTCGAGCGCTCCGGGCCGGAGCGCTTTCTGAGCAGCACGCAGCTTCTGATTGAAATGATCGATGCGGCTGACCCGCAGTCCACCGATCAAACGGTGGCCATCGGCAAGTTGATCGCCAAGTACGCAGCCCTGCGCCAGATGTCACAAGGCATTGCGCTGATGATGTCCAGGGGAGAAGACCCGGCCCTGGCCGCCTCGGTGGTCAAGGATCAGGGTGCTCTGATGGAGCAGTCCATTCCCAACATCGCCCACGACAAATTCGGAGAACACATTGGCACGGGGTCGAACCTGGAGAAGGTCATGAACTTCCTGCTGATGGCATCTCCCTCGTTCTCGTTGAGAGGCGGTACCCGGGAGATCTTGCGTGGAATCATTGCCAGGGGAATGGGACTGAGATGA
- a CDS encoding enoyl-CoA hydratase/isomerase family protein, which produces MTEAILNISVDGSVGVVEINKPPHNFFDVELIAAIADAWEDFELNPRVRAIVLCSSGKSFCAGADFSKRENVTKERSPRQLNPIYQEAIRMFACTKPVVAAIEGPAIGGGLGMALTADFRIACEQARFSANFNRLGFHPGFALSYTLPQLIGQQKAAWMFYTGARIDGLKALELGLVDALVASDQVRATAMQWAREIAVSSPRAVQTTRATLLGGRLERIRQAVARESEVQAGQMTSQDLQEGVAAARDRRDPVFKD; this is translated from the coding sequence ATGACTGAAGCTATTTTGAATATTTCCGTCGACGGCTCCGTCGGGGTGGTGGAGATCAACAAGCCGCCGCACAATTTTTTCGATGTTGAGTTGATTGCAGCTATTGCTGATGCCTGGGAGGACTTTGAACTCAATCCTAGGGTGCGCGCCATCGTGCTGTGTTCCAGCGGCAAGTCGTTTTGCGCCGGGGCTGATTTCTCGAAGCGGGAAAACGTCACAAAGGAGCGCAGCCCACGCCAGCTCAATCCTATCTACCAGGAAGCGATCCGGATGTTTGCCTGCACTAAGCCGGTGGTGGCGGCGATTGAAGGGCCCGCGATTGGCGGTGGCTTGGGCATGGCTCTGACTGCCGACTTTCGCATCGCCTGCGAGCAGGCCCGTTTTTCCGCCAACTTCAACCGCCTTGGCTTTCACCCCGGCTTTGCGCTGTCGTACACGCTGCCGCAGCTGATAGGCCAACAGAAGGCGGCATGGATGTTCTACACAGGTGCGCGCATCGACGGCCTGAAGGCCCTGGAACTGGGGCTGGTCGATGCGCTCGTGGCGTCAGACCAGGTACGCGCCACGGCCATGCAATGGGCGCGTGAGATTGCCGTTTCCTCACCGCGAGCCGTGCAGACCACGAGGGCCACTTTGCTGGGTGGCCGGCTGGAGCGAATACGCCAAGCCGTGGCTCGCGAGAGCGAGGTGCAGGCCGGTCAGATGACATCGCAAGACCTACAGGAAGGCGTGGCTGCGGCACGGGACCGGCGCGATCCGGTCTTCAAAGACTGA
- a CDS encoding CaiB/BaiF CoA transferase family protein produces MGPLKGIRVIDLTSVVLGPMATQVLADYGADVIKLEAVEGDLMRANGLSRNRGMSSTFMNLNRNKRSVALNLKTSEGLEAAKALIQSADVLVHNMRTKAINKLGLGYEDVARINPSIVYCAATGFGDDGTYSGQPAFDDVIQGACGLASLVGHETGKPEYPPTLLADKVAGLATANAVMGALVHKIRSGEGQYVEVPMFETMVAFTMTEHMGGNGFQPSIGPAGYSRLLKGGRKPTPTKDGYLALLPYTENHWKAFFSALGRQDLFDKYDLTNRHERNKRIQELYADLRSVTVNFTSQELMTLCRKLDIPVTEIFSIDNIHEHEHLRSVQLFEVLEHPTEGNVVAIRPTALFSKTPSRITRHAPNIGEQTDEVLGELGYSADFILQTRK; encoded by the coding sequence ATGGGACCTCTCAAGGGCATTCGCGTCATCGACCTCACCTCCGTGGTGCTGGGGCCGATGGCCACACAGGTACTGGCCGACTACGGCGCAGACGTCATCAAGCTTGAAGCGGTAGAAGGAGACCTGATGCGCGCCAACGGGCTGTCGCGCAACCGCGGCATGAGCTCCACCTTCATGAACCTCAATCGCAACAAGCGGTCCGTGGCGCTCAACCTTAAGACCTCCGAAGGTCTGGAGGCCGCCAAGGCCTTGATTCAGTCAGCAGATGTACTGGTCCACAACATGCGAACCAAAGCGATCAACAAGCTCGGTCTGGGTTATGAAGATGTGGCCCGGATCAACCCCAGCATCGTGTATTGCGCGGCGACCGGCTTTGGCGACGATGGCACATATTCGGGCCAGCCCGCCTTCGATGATGTGATCCAAGGCGCTTGCGGGCTGGCCAGCCTTGTCGGCCACGAAACGGGCAAGCCCGAGTACCCTCCCACACTATTGGCCGACAAGGTCGCAGGCCTTGCGACGGCCAACGCCGTAATGGGTGCACTGGTGCACAAGATCCGCTCCGGCGAAGGCCAATACGTGGAGGTGCCCATGTTCGAGACCATGGTCGCCTTCACCATGACCGAGCACATGGGAGGGAATGGTTTTCAGCCTTCTATCGGACCCGCCGGCTACTCTCGCCTACTCAAGGGAGGCCGCAAGCCGACTCCCACCAAGGACGGCTATCTGGCGCTGCTGCCTTATACGGAAAACCACTGGAAAGCGTTCTTCTCGGCCCTGGGCCGACAGGATCTGTTCGACAAATACGACCTGACGAACCGACATGAACGCAACAAGCGCATTCAAGAGCTGTATGCCGATCTTCGCTCCGTCACCGTCAACTTCACCAGCCAGGAATTGATGACTCTGTGCCGCAAGCTGGACATTCCCGTCACGGAAATCTTCAGCATAGACAACATCCACGAACACGAGCACCTCAGAAGCGTGCAATTGTTCGAAGTCCTGGAACACCCGACAGAAGGCAACGTGGTGGCCATTCGCCCTACGGCCCTCTTCAGCAAAACACCCTCTAGAATTACCCGCCATGCGCCCAACATCGGCGAACAGACCGATGAAGTACTCGGCGAGCTGGGCTACTCCGCGGACTTCATCCTCCAGACCCGAAAATAA
- a CDS encoding Bug family tripartite tricarboxylate transporter substrate binding protein: protein MSHIFKNSTSRAAVSALCAFSVLVASAGVASAGEAWPARPIRMIVGFAPGGPTDSAARFVAEGVGKKLGTSVVIENKPGANGQNAISELKRAKPDGYTLLFITSGSLSVAPARYRNLPYNVEKDFEYIGAVASYPSILVTNKGSSFNTLPELISQSRQAKDGLSAGTVSNTQELTLALFKKKLGVVATGVPYRGDAHAINDIGGGSLDFAFISPSVAVPMIESGRIKAIGVTGVLTGAYANKLQKIDGLDVKAWSGIVALTGTDAAVSRKLGDAMEAVLKSSEFKQSLEASGQSVLPLKNQAFRQFVVEEKGMWEKTAAEAGLEKL from the coding sequence ATGAGCCATATCTTCAAGAACAGCACCTCCAGGGCGGCCGTTTCTGCGCTTTGCGCATTTTCCGTGCTGGTCGCTTCGGCAGGCGTAGCCAGCGCGGGTGAAGCCTGGCCTGCCAGGCCCATACGCATGATCGTGGGGTTCGCGCCGGGCGGCCCAACGGACTCGGCCGCCAGATTCGTGGCCGAGGGAGTCGGCAAGAAGCTGGGCACCTCGGTTGTGATCGAGAACAAGCCCGGTGCCAACGGCCAAAATGCCATTAGCGAGCTCAAGCGGGCCAAGCCCGATGGCTACACCCTGCTGTTCATCACCAGCGGCAGCCTAAGCGTGGCGCCGGCGCGCTACAGGAATCTTCCCTACAACGTGGAGAAGGACTTCGAATACATCGGCGCCGTTGCCTCCTATCCGTCCATCTTGGTCACCAACAAGGGTTCCTCGTTCAACACGCTCCCTGAGCTGATCAGCCAGTCCCGGCAGGCCAAGGATGGGCTGAGTGCAGGTACGGTCAGCAATACCCAGGAGCTGACGCTTGCGCTGTTCAAGAAGAAACTGGGAGTGGTTGCGACAGGCGTTCCGTATCGGGGCGATGCGCACGCCATCAATGACATTGGCGGAGGCTCTCTGGACTTTGCCTTCATTTCTCCCAGCGTGGCGGTGCCGATGATCGAGTCGGGGCGCATCAAAGCCATTGGCGTGACGGGTGTGCTCACCGGCGCATATGCCAATAAGCTCCAGAAGATTGACGGCCTGGATGTCAAGGCTTGGAGCGGGATCGTGGCGCTGACGGGAACCGATGCCGCCGTGAGCCGGAAGCTGGGAGATGCCATGGAGGCGGTGCTGAAAAGCAGCGAGTTCAAGCAATCGCTGGAAGCCTCGGGTCAGAGCGTGCTGCCCTTGAAGAATCAGGCTTTTCGCCAATTCGTGGTCGAGGAAAAGGGGATGTGGGAGAAAACAGCTGCCGAGGCTGGCCTGGAAAAGCTGTGA
- a CDS encoding PdxA family dehydrogenase codes for MTIVHRRLALAIGDPHGIGPEIALKALQQLSATERSLIKVYGPWSALEQAAQICQMESLLQDLIHEEAGSLAQPVQCGEITPQAGLSTVQSATAAIRACESGEVDAVIACPHHETAIHRAGIAFSGYPSLLANVLGMNEDEVFLMLVGAGLRIVHVTLHESVRSALERLSPQLVINAVDAAVQTCTLLGVPKPQVAVFGINPHASEGQLFGLEDSQITVPAVETLRKRGLTVDGPMGADMVLAQRKHDLYVAMLHDQGHIPIKLLAPNGASALSIGGRVVLSSVGHGSAMDIAGRGVADATALLRTIALLGAQPV; via the coding sequence ATGACAATAGTGCACCGTAGATTGGCTTTGGCCATCGGCGATCCCCACGGCATTGGCCCAGAAATCGCACTGAAAGCTCTTCAGCAGTTGTCTGCCACCGAAAGATCCCTGATCAAGGTCTATGGACCGTGGAGCGCTCTTGAACAAGCAGCGCAGATCTGCCAAATGGAGTCCCTTCTTCAAGACCTCATTCATGAGGAAGCCGGCTCGCTTGCACAACCAGTGCAATGCGGAGAGATCACCCCGCAGGCAGGCCTATCCACGGTGCAATCCGCAACAGCAGCCATCCGGGCGTGCGAAAGCGGCGAGGTCGATGCCGTCATTGCCTGCCCCCACCATGAGACGGCCATTCACCGTGCAGGCATAGCGTTCAGCGGCTACCCATCTTTGCTCGCCAATGTTCTTGGCATGAACGAAGACGAGGTATTCCTGATGCTGGTAGGGGCTGGACTGCGCATCGTGCATGTCACCTTGCATGAGAGCGTGCGTAGCGCACTAGAGCGGCTCTCACCTCAGTTGGTTATCAACGCGGTGGATGCCGCCGTGCAGACATGCACCCTACTCGGGGTGCCTAAACCGCAAGTCGCTGTATTCGGGATCAACCCTCATGCATCCGAAGGACAGTTGTTCGGCCTGGAGGACTCGCAGATCACCGTTCCTGCCGTCGAGACACTGCGCAAGCGCGGCCTGACGGTAGACGGCCCCATGGGAGCAGACATGGTTCTGGCACAGCGCAAGCACGACTTGTATGTGGCCATGCTGCATGACCAAGGGCACATTCCCATCAAGCTGCTGGCTCCTAACGGAGCCAGTGCGCTCTCCATCGGCGGCAGGGTGGTGCTTTCCAGCGTGGGCCATGGCAGCGCCATGGACATTGCCGGCCGTGGCGTGGCTGACGCCACGGCCCTCCTACGCACAATCGCCCTACTCGGAGCCCAACCGGTCTGA
- a CDS encoding acyl-CoA dehydrogenase, whose product MSNEFIADAAKRLFANEVDKGLIEKVEAGDFPKELWLQVVASGFTSLFSKEEMGGIEATWEDAYPVLHNLGYYQAPVPVAETAIAHLLLSAGNVGLTTDRPMAIASYDQAQQSLVLDADAATLTGVLCNVKWVRHAGFVVIGINAGQLVVVDLSAAGVCVEQGTDTSKMAADRLVLSKAPVHTLFTNPFTNLADPVKVLGAGARAAMMVGALEFALDQSVQYAKDRVQFGKPIGKNQAIQQQLALMAGEVAVARASAVMACKDMPHVNRLVAPSAEFSVAAAKVCAGEAVTNGTSIAHQVHGAIGFTYEHTLNFATRRLWAWRGDFGNAAFWAGLLGQAFAKQPGEGFWHSLTERVIPA is encoded by the coding sequence ATGAGTAACGAATTTATCGCCGATGCAGCCAAGAGGCTGTTTGCCAATGAAGTCGACAAAGGCTTGATTGAAAAAGTGGAAGCGGGCGACTTCCCGAAAGAACTGTGGCTCCAGGTCGTAGCCTCGGGCTTCACGTCCTTGTTCAGCAAGGAAGAAATGGGCGGCATCGAAGCCACCTGGGAAGATGCCTACCCGGTGCTCCACAACCTTGGTTACTACCAGGCGCCTGTGCCGGTGGCCGAGACCGCCATCGCCCATCTGCTCCTGTCGGCCGGGAATGTCGGCCTTACCACGGACCGGCCCATGGCCATCGCTTCATACGACCAGGCGCAGCAGTCTCTGGTCCTGGACGCCGATGCCGCGACGCTCACCGGAGTACTGTGCAATGTGAAATGGGTGCGCCACGCCGGCTTCGTCGTCATTGGCATCAATGCCGGGCAACTGGTCGTGGTCGATCTGTCAGCGGCCGGCGTGTGCGTGGAGCAGGGCACGGATACCTCCAAGATGGCGGCCGACCGGCTGGTTCTGTCTAAGGCCCCCGTACATACGCTGTTCACGAATCCCTTTACCAATCTGGCCGATCCGGTGAAGGTGCTGGGCGCGGGAGCCCGCGCCGCCATGATGGTGGGGGCTTTGGAGTTCGCCCTGGACCAATCGGTGCAATACGCCAAGGACCGCGTGCAGTTCGGCAAGCCAATTGGCAAGAACCAAGCCATCCAGCAGCAACTGGCCCTGATGGCCGGAGAGGTCGCCGTGGCCCGCGCCAGCGCGGTCATGGCCTGCAAGGACATGCCCCATGTCAACCGCCTGGTGGCACCCAGCGCAGAATTCAGCGTGGCTGCAGCCAAGGTCTGCGCGGGCGAAGCCGTGACCAACGGTACCTCTATTGCGCATCAGGTGCATGGGGCCATCGGCTTCACCTATGAGCATACGCTGAACTTCGCCACGCGCCGCCTCTGGGCCTGGCGGGGGGATTTCGGCAATGCTGCGTTCTGGGCGGGCCTGTTGGGCCAGGCCTTTGCCAAGCAGCCGGGGGAGGGCTTCTGGCACTCCTTGACAGAGCGTGTCATACCTGCCTGA